In Cataglyphis hispanica isolate Lineage 1 chromosome 22, ULB_Chis1_1.0, whole genome shotgun sequence, a single window of DNA contains:
- the LOC126857556 gene encoding vacuolar protein sorting-associated protein 11 homolog isoform X2, whose protein sequence is MAFLEWRRFNFFDLKKEVDAGKIAAAFGDAQVAAATSGNGNLVFGDNTGSVHLISRTYEITTFRAYEITLVLAQQVQHSTFLFTIGEDEIGCNPTIKVWNLAKPDKQGNPTCVRISRAIPSYRAVPATALCVHTSLTLMAIGFGDGSIMLYRGDLTRERKNKIKVLKDVNLSITGLAIRATGKQTHLFVATQNSVFLYNITVKDKEFKSILDTMGCTRKCSVLAESMQDSHFMIGRNDAIYCYTPDGRGPCYAVEGQKIMLEWFRTYLVIVAKEAANVPRTTTISAKPNTIEPIPPGVDKHIITVLDIQNKFIVFSAPMVSVQAVLSEWGGFFILSGDNKLYHLDEKDLQSKLALLFKKNLYDVSIRIAKNQQYDAEGLIDIFRQYGDHLYSKGDHNGAIEQYIKTIGKLEPSYVIRKFLDSQHIDNLTTYLQALHKNGQATEDHTTLLLNCYTKLNHTDKLKEFIMTKDREVDFDVEIAIKVCRQASPEDALLLAQKHGKHEWYLRIQIEDKREYKKALEYIATLEFEEAEANMKKYGNILIENVPNESTQFLKTLCTNYKPSDKPLVDQEALNGYTEQHVDKANPEDFIHLFLNNSERLVEFLEHLVKSDTRWSTLVYNTLVEHYLHVWSALDNDVAKIQYEQKIVRLLQNSEAHYDKDQILILCHQHNFRKGLLFLYEESKLYQEILRFHLREGDSEQVLATCKRFGHQDPNLWVQALWSVAKNKDAPTKLLADILAYIAQERLLSPLMVIDAISTSLTCTLGDVRSYLCSVLRTENEQTQADTELTQKYRADTLKLREQIEAIKNSTIIFQGSRCSACHHQLELPSVHFMCQHSYHQHCFQSFSENENECPACLPNNKKLLDIIRAQEQSRDLHETFHSLLDRAEDPFSLVADYFGRGVFKKLTVITDTDKSLPTPTKLEEPKLNYGPGAEARLRLNEGKSSISGKTESRRAGYDVPTLITEERYRNFAKPDVYSSSLEANISGTGSGLSTPHGNSAKASPVSIREARILNSTTPKSSPIEKSFVPPKNPIVPLNPFETDDYDESKNPFAEDDDDDANNPFINNDNDAAGNDDDDYNRNLNPFGR, encoded by the exons atggCATTTCTAGAG TGGAGACGCTTTAATTTCTTCGATTTGAAAAAGGAAGTTGATGCAGGAAAAATCGCTGCCGCATTTGga GACGCACAAGTCGCCGCAGCTACCAGTGGCAATGGTAATCTCGTATTCGGGGATAATACAGGCAGCGTACATTTAATAAGCAGGACGTATGAGATTACAACGTTTCGAGCTTACGAAATTACGCTGGTATTGGCGCAACAAGTTCAACATTCTACTTTCCTGTTTACTATTGGT GAAGATGAGATCGGATGCAATCCTACTATAAAGGTTTGGAATTTGGCAAAACCAGATAAGCAAGGTAATCCAACATGTGTTCGTATAAGTAGAGCTATACCTAGTTACCGAGCAGTCCCAGCAACAGCTCTATGTGTCCATACTAGTCTTACATTGATGGCTATTGGATTCGGAGATGGTTCTATTATGCTGTATAG agGTGATTTGactcgagagagaaaaaataaaataaaagttctgAAAGATGTCAATCTGTCTATTACTGGCCTTGCAATAAGAGCGACCGGTAAACAAACGCATCTGTTTGTTGCTACGCAAAACAGcgtgtttttgtataatattactgttaaggataaagaatttaaatctattttggaTACCATGGGCTGCACGCGAAAATGCAGCGTGCTCGCTGAATCCATGCAAGATAGCCATTTTATGATCGGACGTAATGAC gcTATTTATTGTTACACACCAGATGGTAGAGGTCCATGTTATGCAGTGGAAGGTCAAAAGATAATGCTAGAATGGTTCAGGACATATTTAGTGATAGTAGCGAAAGAAGCGGCAAACGTTCCGAGAACAACGACTATATCCGCCAAACCTAA cACAATAGAACCAATACCTCCTGGTGTTGATAAGCATATTATTACTGTACTTGATATCCAAAACAAGTTTATCGTATTCTCCGCGCCTATGGTGTCTGTTCAAGCAGTCCTATCTGAATGGGGtggattttttatacttagTGGAGACAACAAGTTGTATCATTTAGATGAGAAAGATTTGCAATCTAAATTAGcattgctttttaaaaaaaatttgtatgatGTTTCTATAAg aaTAGCTAAAAATCAGCAATATGATGCAGAAGGTCTTATAGACATTTTTCGTCAATATGGAGATCATTTATATTCCAAGGGGGATCATAATGGCGCTATAGAGCAATATATAAAGACAATTGGCAAATTGGAACCATCTTATGTGATAAGAAAATTCTTAGATTCTCAACATATCGATAATTTGACGACGTATTTGCAAGCTTTACATAAAAATGGACAAGCAACCGAAGATCATACtactttattgttaaattgttATACTAAACTTAATCATAccgataaattaaaagaatttattatg aCGAAAGATCGTGAGGTTGATTTCGATGTAGAAATAGCGATTAAAGTTTGTCGTCAAGCATCGCCGGAGGACGCTCTATTACTCGCGCAGAAACATGGTAAACACGAGTGGTATCTTCGTATCCAAATCGAAGATAAACGTGAATATAAAAAGGCATTGGAATACATAGCAACTTTAGAATTTGAAgag gcaGAAGCTAACATGaagaaatatggaaatattttaatagaaaatgtgCCAAATGAATctacacaatttttaaaaaccttATGCACAAATTATAAACCTTCTGATAAACCTCTTGTAGATCAG GAAGCATTAAATGGCTATACAGAACAGCATGTCGATAAAGCCAATCCAGAAGATTTTATTCatctatttctaaataattctgAACGACTCGTAGAATTCTTGGAGCATTTAGTTAAATCAGATACAAG ATGGAGCACACTTGTTTACAATACATTAGTTGAACATTATTTACACGTCTGGTCGGCTTTAGATAATGATGTAGCTAAAATACAATATGAACAGAAAATTGTACGACTTCTGCAGAATTCCGAAGCTCATTACGATAAAGAccaaatattaatactttgcCATCAGCATAATTTCAGGAAAGGATTGCTTTTCCTTTATGAGGAGAGCAAACT atatcaagaaatattaagatttcATTTACGCGAAGGAGATAGTGAACAAGTGCTCGCCACCTGCAAGAGATTTGGTCATCAAGATCCTAATTTGTGGGTACAAGCCCTGTGGAGTGTAGCTAAAAACAAGGATGCACCAACGAAACTTCTCGCGGATATATTAGCTTATATCG CTCAAGAAAGACTGTTGTCTCCTTTAATGGTTATTGATGCAATTTCCACATCATTAACTTGCACATTGGGAGATGTTAGAAGTTATTTGTGCAGTGTATTACGAACAGAAAATGAACAGACTCAAGCTGATACGGAATTAACACAGAAATACAGAGCCGATACTCTTAAATTACGGGAACAAATAGAGGCAATAAAGAATAGCACAATAATCTTTCAAGGATCGCGATGTAGCGCGTGCCATCATCAGTTAGAATTACCGTCTGTGCACTTCATGTGTCAACATTCATATCATCAACA tTGCTTTCAAAGCTTTTCGGAAAATGAAAACGAATGTCCAGCGTGCTTGCCAAATAACAAGAAATTGCTGGATATTATAAGAGCGCAAGAACAGTCGAGAGACTTACACGAAACATTCCACAGTCTTCTCGATCGAGCGGAAGATCCATTTTCTTTAGTGGCCGATTATTTTGGTAGAGGcgttttcaagaaattaacaGTAATTACCGATACAGATAAATCGTTACCTACACCAACTAAGTTGGAGGAACCTAAATTGAATTATGGTCCGGGCGCGGAAGCTAGACTCAGATTAAATGAAGGAAAGAGTTCTATTTCAg GAAAAACGGAATCTCGACGCGCAGGATACGATGTTCCCACATTAATAACGGAAGAACGTTATCGAAATTTTGCAAAGCCGGACGTATATTCCTCATCATTAGAAGCGAATATATCGGGAACAGGAAGTGGTTTATCGACACCACATGGTAATTCCGCTAAAGCTTCGCCAGTGTCGATTAGAGAAGCTCGTATTTTAAATAGTACCACACCAAAATCATCGCCGATTGAAAAATCCTTCGTTCCCCCAAAAAATCCTATTGTGCCATTAAATCCTTTTGAGACTGATGATTATGACGAATCTAAAAATCCTTTTGCCgaagatgatgatgacgatgcaaataatccttttataaataacgataatgaCGCGGCTGGCAATGATGATGACGATTACAATAGAAATCTGAATCCATTTGGTAGATAA
- the LOC126857556 gene encoding vacuolar protein sorting-associated protein 11 homolog isoform X1 — translation MAFLEWRRFNFFDLKKEVDAGKIAAAFGDAQVAAATSGNGNLVFGDNTGSVHLISRTYEITTFRAYEITLVLAQQVQHSTFLFTIGEDEIGCNPTIKVWNLAKPDKQGNPTCVRISRAIPSYRAVPATALCVHTSLTLMAIGFGDGSIMLYRGDLTRERKNKIKVLKDVNLSITGLAIRATGKQTHLFVATQNSVFLYNITVKDKEFKSILDTMGCTRKCSVLAESMQDSHFMIGRNDAIYCYTPDGRGPCYAVEGQKIMLEWFRTYLVIVAKEAANVPRTTTISAKPNTIEPIPPGVDKHIITVLDIQNKFIVFSAPMVSVQAVLSEWGGFFILSGDNKLYHLDEKDLQSKLALLFKKNLYDVSIRIAKNQQYDAEGLIDIFRQYGDHLYSKGDHNGAIEQYIKTIGKLEPSYVIRKFLDSQHIDNLTTYLQALHKNGQATEDHTTLLLNCYTKLNHTDKLKEFIMTKDREVDFDVEIAIKVCRQASPEDALLLAQKHGKHEWYLRIQIEDKREYKKALEYIATLEFEEAEANMKKYGNILIENVPNESTQFLKTLCTNYKPSDKPLVDQEALNGYTEQHVDKANPEDFIHLFLNNSERLVEFLEHLVKSDTRWSTLVYNTLVEHYLHVWSALDNDVAKIQYEQKIVRLLQNSEAHYDKDQILILCHQHNFRKGLLFLYEESKLYQEILRFHLREGDSEQVLATCKRFGHQDPNLWVQALWSVAKNKDAPTKLLADILAYIAQERLLSPLMVIDAISTSLTCTLGDVRSYLCSVLRTENEQTQADTELTQKYRADTLKLREQIEAIKNSTIIFQGSRCSACHHQLELPSVHFMCQHSYHQHCFQSFSENENECPACLPNNKKLLDIIRAQEQSRDLHETFHSLLDRAEDPFSLVADYFGRGVFKKLTVITDTDKSLPTPTKLEEPKLNYGPGAEARLRLNEGKSSISVGKTESRRAGYDVPTLITEERYRNFAKPDVYSSSLEANISGTGSGLSTPHGNSAKASPVSIREARILNSTTPKSSPIEKSFVPPKNPIVPLNPFETDDYDESKNPFAEDDDDDANNPFINNDNDAAGNDDDDYNRNLNPFGR, via the exons atggCATTTCTAGAG TGGAGACGCTTTAATTTCTTCGATTTGAAAAAGGAAGTTGATGCAGGAAAAATCGCTGCCGCATTTGga GACGCACAAGTCGCCGCAGCTACCAGTGGCAATGGTAATCTCGTATTCGGGGATAATACAGGCAGCGTACATTTAATAAGCAGGACGTATGAGATTACAACGTTTCGAGCTTACGAAATTACGCTGGTATTGGCGCAACAAGTTCAACATTCTACTTTCCTGTTTACTATTGGT GAAGATGAGATCGGATGCAATCCTACTATAAAGGTTTGGAATTTGGCAAAACCAGATAAGCAAGGTAATCCAACATGTGTTCGTATAAGTAGAGCTATACCTAGTTACCGAGCAGTCCCAGCAACAGCTCTATGTGTCCATACTAGTCTTACATTGATGGCTATTGGATTCGGAGATGGTTCTATTATGCTGTATAG agGTGATTTGactcgagagagaaaaaataaaataaaagttctgAAAGATGTCAATCTGTCTATTACTGGCCTTGCAATAAGAGCGACCGGTAAACAAACGCATCTGTTTGTTGCTACGCAAAACAGcgtgtttttgtataatattactgttaaggataaagaatttaaatctattttggaTACCATGGGCTGCACGCGAAAATGCAGCGTGCTCGCTGAATCCATGCAAGATAGCCATTTTATGATCGGACGTAATGAC gcTATTTATTGTTACACACCAGATGGTAGAGGTCCATGTTATGCAGTGGAAGGTCAAAAGATAATGCTAGAATGGTTCAGGACATATTTAGTGATAGTAGCGAAAGAAGCGGCAAACGTTCCGAGAACAACGACTATATCCGCCAAACCTAA cACAATAGAACCAATACCTCCTGGTGTTGATAAGCATATTATTACTGTACTTGATATCCAAAACAAGTTTATCGTATTCTCCGCGCCTATGGTGTCTGTTCAAGCAGTCCTATCTGAATGGGGtggattttttatacttagTGGAGACAACAAGTTGTATCATTTAGATGAGAAAGATTTGCAATCTAAATTAGcattgctttttaaaaaaaatttgtatgatGTTTCTATAAg aaTAGCTAAAAATCAGCAATATGATGCAGAAGGTCTTATAGACATTTTTCGTCAATATGGAGATCATTTATATTCCAAGGGGGATCATAATGGCGCTATAGAGCAATATATAAAGACAATTGGCAAATTGGAACCATCTTATGTGATAAGAAAATTCTTAGATTCTCAACATATCGATAATTTGACGACGTATTTGCAAGCTTTACATAAAAATGGACAAGCAACCGAAGATCATACtactttattgttaaattgttATACTAAACTTAATCATAccgataaattaaaagaatttattatg aCGAAAGATCGTGAGGTTGATTTCGATGTAGAAATAGCGATTAAAGTTTGTCGTCAAGCATCGCCGGAGGACGCTCTATTACTCGCGCAGAAACATGGTAAACACGAGTGGTATCTTCGTATCCAAATCGAAGATAAACGTGAATATAAAAAGGCATTGGAATACATAGCAACTTTAGAATTTGAAgag gcaGAAGCTAACATGaagaaatatggaaatattttaatagaaaatgtgCCAAATGAATctacacaatttttaaaaaccttATGCACAAATTATAAACCTTCTGATAAACCTCTTGTAGATCAG GAAGCATTAAATGGCTATACAGAACAGCATGTCGATAAAGCCAATCCAGAAGATTTTATTCatctatttctaaataattctgAACGACTCGTAGAATTCTTGGAGCATTTAGTTAAATCAGATACAAG ATGGAGCACACTTGTTTACAATACATTAGTTGAACATTATTTACACGTCTGGTCGGCTTTAGATAATGATGTAGCTAAAATACAATATGAACAGAAAATTGTACGACTTCTGCAGAATTCCGAAGCTCATTACGATAAAGAccaaatattaatactttgcCATCAGCATAATTTCAGGAAAGGATTGCTTTTCCTTTATGAGGAGAGCAAACT atatcaagaaatattaagatttcATTTACGCGAAGGAGATAGTGAACAAGTGCTCGCCACCTGCAAGAGATTTGGTCATCAAGATCCTAATTTGTGGGTACAAGCCCTGTGGAGTGTAGCTAAAAACAAGGATGCACCAACGAAACTTCTCGCGGATATATTAGCTTATATCG CTCAAGAAAGACTGTTGTCTCCTTTAATGGTTATTGATGCAATTTCCACATCATTAACTTGCACATTGGGAGATGTTAGAAGTTATTTGTGCAGTGTATTACGAACAGAAAATGAACAGACTCAAGCTGATACGGAATTAACACAGAAATACAGAGCCGATACTCTTAAATTACGGGAACAAATAGAGGCAATAAAGAATAGCACAATAATCTTTCAAGGATCGCGATGTAGCGCGTGCCATCATCAGTTAGAATTACCGTCTGTGCACTTCATGTGTCAACATTCATATCATCAACA tTGCTTTCAAAGCTTTTCGGAAAATGAAAACGAATGTCCAGCGTGCTTGCCAAATAACAAGAAATTGCTGGATATTATAAGAGCGCAAGAACAGTCGAGAGACTTACACGAAACATTCCACAGTCTTCTCGATCGAGCGGAAGATCCATTTTCTTTAGTGGCCGATTATTTTGGTAGAGGcgttttcaagaaattaacaGTAATTACCGATACAGATAAATCGTTACCTACACCAACTAAGTTGGAGGAACCTAAATTGAATTATGGTCCGGGCGCGGAAGCTAGACTCAGATTAAATGAAGGAAAGAGTTCTATTTCAg TAGGAAAAACGGAATCTCGACGCGCAGGATACGATGTTCCCACATTAATAACGGAAGAACGTTATCGAAATTTTGCAAAGCCGGACGTATATTCCTCATCATTAGAAGCGAATATATCGGGAACAGGAAGTGGTTTATCGACACCACATGGTAATTCCGCTAAAGCTTCGCCAGTGTCGATTAGAGAAGCTCGTATTTTAAATAGTACCACACCAAAATCATCGCCGATTGAAAAATCCTTCGTTCCCCCAAAAAATCCTATTGTGCCATTAAATCCTTTTGAGACTGATGATTATGACGAATCTAAAAATCCTTTTGCCgaagatgatgatgacgatgcaaataatccttttataaataacgataatgaCGCGGCTGGCAATGATGATGACGATTACAATAGAAATCTGAATCCATTTGGTAGATAA